CCTCCGGTTTCCCTTCTCCCAGCCTGTCCGCAGAGCACGGAGGGGGGCGCCCAGCCGAAGGAAGGCCTCACCTCGGCGTGCGCGCCTCTGAGCCGCTGCTGCCCCTCGAAGTGACAGGCGCTTTCCCCAGTGGCGCTGCCGCCCTCCGAGCCCGGCACTTCGGCCGCGGCGACCGCGGGCGGGGGCGCGTCGGCCGCGGGGCTGCCAAAGGGCGCTTTGCCGCTGCCAGGGAAGGTGAGCACGTCGAACATGTTGGGCCTGGGCCCAGTTCCCCTGGCGGTCTCATCCGGGGAGCCAGGGGCCGAGGCTCCGCCGCCCGCCGCCCCGGGCCGCTCTTCCCGGAGGGCCCCCCCTTTGCGCACCTCCTTCTTGCGGCGGTTGCAGGTGGTGGCGATGGCGATGATGGCTGCAAGCAGCAGCGTGCAGCTCCCGGCTAACACGATGATGACGATCAGCGGCGTGTCCCACTGCAGCGAAGGCCCCGACGGCGCGAGGCGAGAGCCAGGTGGCCGGGAGTGCTCAGGGCTCCCAGCGCTGGCAGGCACAGCTGACCCGCCCCCGGCTGTTACCACGAAACTGACGGTTGCCGTGGTGGTGAGAGGGGGGCGGCCGCCGTCGGATATGACCAGCAGGGCCTTGAACACGCGGCCAGGAGGCTCCTGCGAGAGGTCTCCGGTGAGCACGATCTCCCCCGTGTGGCGGCCTATGGAGAAGGCCTCGCGTGGCTCCTGTTGTAGCAGCTCGAAGGCCAGTTCCCCATTGGCTCCTTCGTCCGCATCCCGGGCCTGGATGCGCGCCACAGCTGTGTCCTTGGTGGAACGTCCAGGGACGGCTACTTCTAGGGAGCCATTGGCCGGCGCCGGATGCACGAGGATCGGAGAATGGTCATTCTGGTCCAGCACTCGCACTTGCACCAGAGCGTTGCTGGAAAGCTGAGGGGAACCGCCGTCGCTGGCCTGGACACGCACGTCAAGCTGGCGCAGAGTCTCATAGTCAAAGCTACGGAGAGCGTAGATGGCCCCGGTAGCCGGGTCTACTGAGACGTAAGTGGACACGGCTTCCCCAGAGCGGCCCACTTCGGCCTCTACCAGGCGGTAGGTGACTTGACCGTTGCGACCCATGTCAGGGTCGCGGGCTGCCACTGTGGCCAGGTAGGCGCCTGGAGGGTTGTTTTCGCGGACTGACACCTCATAGACTGGCTTGGTGAAGATCGGTGCGTTGTCGTTCTCGTCCCCCACGCGCACGGTGTAGGGCCTGACGGTGCGAAGAGGGGGTGTGCCACGGTCTTCGGCCACCAGCGTCAGGTTGTACTCCGCGATGCGCTCCCGGTCCAGAGATGCAGCGGTCACCACCAGGTAGCTGCCGGCATAGGCCGGCTGCAGCCGAAAGTGCTCGTGCCCATAGAGGGCGCAGCGCACCTGCCCGTTGGCGCCCGAGTCCCTGTCCGAGGTGCTGACCAGTGCCACTAGACTCTCGCGCGCCGCCCCCTCTGGCACCAGCGAGGTGACACCGGCTTCCTGTGTCCCAGACCCAGCCGACGAGGCCGCGTCCGTTCCTCCGAgtgcggcggcagcggcggcggcggcgaagGGCGAGGTGGCTGGAGCCCCCGGGGCGGCCAGAGGGGTGATGGAAATTTCAGGAGCATTGTCGTTGACGTCTCGGATGCGCACGATAACCTTGCAGGTGGCTGTCCGGGGTCCTGGACCTCGGTCTTGAGCCCGCACGTCCAGCTCATAGGTGTCCTGGCGCTCATAGTCCACCTGCCCAGCCAAGGTGAGGCGGCCAGAGCGCGGGTCGAGCCGGAAGAGGTGGCGGGCTTCGGGAGGGGTGCGGGCGCCGAAGGTGAACACAACGTCGCCGTTGGGACCTTCGTCGGGATCCGCAGCATCCAGGTCGAGCAGCAGTGATCCCACAGGTGCGTCCTCGGCCAATTCCACCTCGGCCACGGCACCCTGCGGGAAGGCCGGGCTGTGGTCATTGGCATCTAGCACACGCACGCTGAGGGCTGCTGTGGCGGAACGCGGCGGTCGCCCGCCATCCTGAGCCACCAGCTCCAGGCTGTAGGAGGCCTGGCTCTCGCGGTCCAGCTCCTGTAGCAGCACCAGGTCCGCACACTGGGCACCGTCCGCGCGCGTCTGCAGCTCCACGCGGAAGGGACTGTGAGGCTCGGCCAGGCGTACACTCTGCAGCCCGTTGGCACCCACGTCCTCGTCCACGGGCACCTCCAGGGGGATGCGCGTGCCTACCGGAGCACTCTCCGAGACCTCTACCGGGATCTGGGCTCGGGGAAAGCGGGGCGCGTGGTCGTTTACAtccctcacctccacctccacgTGCACCAGGCGAAACTGTTCCTGCGAGAAGCTGACAACATCGAAGGCCAGCACGCACTGTGGGGACTGGCCACACAGACGCTCACGGTCCAGGCCCGCATCCCCGACGGTCAGCTGCCCGTCGCCCTCGCGTACCCGGAGCAGAGAGCTGTTGAATTGCTTCATCAGGCGGAAGCTTGTGTCTCCAGACACTTTCATGtgcaggtcttctgcaagggtcCCGATGACTGTGCCAGGGGCATCCTCTTCGAACGTGCTGTATCGGACTGTCTTGCTCTGGGCCACTGAGAGCACCCAGCAGAGACTAAacagctgcaaggggaaaaggcaaGGGCTGCCCCAGCGCTTCGCAGGACTCATACCGCCAAGCCCCAACTGCTATTCCGAAAGGCTAACCTAAAGAGTCCTCCTCGGTGTGCAGATCGGAGCGTGAGTCCCAGGCTCTGCGAGCCCTGTGCGGGAAAAGTCTCCGAGCTGCAGCTCCGGCTCTGGCTGGCTCGGAGGACGCGCAGACCCACCCTCACTCGGCGCCTCCGCCTCCTTTCTCTGGGCTGGAGCTGCGCTGCCTAGCGCCGCCTCCGTCTTTATAGCTGCCGATATGCAAATCACTGGAAGGGGCCAGCCAATGGCCGCTT
The sequence above is drawn from the Mus pahari chromosome 8, PAHARI_EIJ_v1.1, whole genome shotgun sequence genome and encodes:
- the Pcdh8 gene encoding protocadherin-8 isoform X2; this translates as MSPAKRWGSPCLFPLQLFSLCWVLSVAQSKTVRYSTFEEDAPGTVIGTLAEDLHMKVSGDTSFRLMKQFNSSLLRVREGDGQLTVGDAGLDRERLCGQSPQCVLAFDVVSFSQEQFRLVHVEVEVRDVNDHAPRFPRAQIPVEVSESAPVGTRIPLEVPVDEDVGANGLQSVRLAEPHSPFRVELQTRADGAQCADLVLLQELDRESQASYSLELVAQDGGRPPRSATAALSVRVLDANDHSPAFPQGAVAEVELAEDAPVGSLLLDLDAADPDEGPNGDVVFTFGARTPPEARHLFRLDPRSGRLTLAGQVDYERQDTYELDVRAQDRGPGPRTATCKVIVRIRDVNDNAPEISITPLAAPGAPATSPFAAAAAAAALGGTDAASSAGSGTQEAGVTSLVPEGAARESLVALVSTSDRDSGANGQVRCALYGHEHFRLQPAYAGSYLVVTAASLDRERIAEYNLTLVAEDRGTPPLRTVRPYTVRVGDENDNAPIFTKPVYEVSVRENNPPGAYLATVAARDPDMGRNGQVTYRLVEAEVGRSGEAVSTYVSVDPATGAIYALRSFDYETLRQLDVRVQASDGGSPQLSSNALVQVRVLDQNDHSPILVHPAPANGSLEVAVPGRSTKDTAVARIQARDADEGANGELAFELLQQEPREAFSIGRHTGEIVLTGDLSQEPPGRVFKALLVISDGGRPPLTTTATVSFVVTAGGGSAVPASAGSPEHSRPPGSRLAPSGPSLQWDTPLIVIIVLAGSCTLLLAAIIAIATTCNRRKKEPYGASPGFGKEPAAPPVAVWKGHSFNTISGREAEKFSGKDSGKGDSDFNDSDSDISGDALKKDLINHMQSGLWACTAECKILGHSDRCWSPSCAGPNVHPPPHPPAQMSTFCKSTSLPRDPLRRDNYYQAQLPKTVGLQSVYEKVLHRDYDRTVTLLSPPRPGRLPDLQEIGVPLYESPPGGRYVSPKKGTNENV
- the Pcdh8 gene encoding protocadherin-8 isoform X1, whose amino-acid sequence is MSPAKRWGSPCLFPLQLFSLCWVLSVAQSKTVRYSTFEEDAPGTVIGTLAEDLHMKVSGDTSFRLMKQFNSSLLRVREGDGQLTVGDAGLDRERLCGQSPQCVLAFDVVSFSQEQFRLVHVEVEVRDVNDHAPRFPRAQIPVEVSESAPVGTRIPLEVPVDEDVGANGLQSVRLAEPHSPFRVELQTRADGAQCADLVLLQELDRESQASYSLELVAQDGGRPPRSATAALSVRVLDANDHSPAFPQGAVAEVELAEDAPVGSLLLDLDAADPDEGPNGDVVFTFGARTPPEARHLFRLDPRSGRLTLAGQVDYERQDTYELDVRAQDRGPGPRTATCKVIVRIRDVNDNAPEISITPLAAPGAPATSPFAAAAAAAALGGTDAASSAGSGTQEAGVTSLVPEGAARESLVALVSTSDRDSGANGQVRCALYGHEHFRLQPAYAGSYLVVTAASLDRERIAEYNLTLVAEDRGTPPLRTVRPYTVRVGDENDNAPIFTKPVYEVSVRENNPPGAYLATVAARDPDMGRNGQVTYRLVEAEVGRSGEAVSTYVSVDPATGAIYALRSFDYETLRQLDVRVQASDGGSPQLSSNALVQVRVLDQNDHSPILVHPAPANGSLEVAVPGRSTKDTAVARIQARDADEGANGELAFELLQQEPREAFSIGRHTGEIVLTGDLSQEPPGRVFKALLVISDGGRPPLTTTATVSFVVTAGGGSAVPASAGSPEHSRPPGSRLAPSGPSLQWDTPLIVIIVLAGSCTLLLAAIIAIATTCNRRKKEVRKGGALREERPGAAGGGASAPGSPDETARGTGPRPNMFDVLTFPGSGKAPFGSPAADAPPPAVAAAEVPGSEGGSATGESACHFEGQQRLRGAHAEPYGASPGFGKEPAAPPVAVWKGHSFNTISGREAEKFSGKDSGKGDSDFNDSDSDISGDALKKDLINHMQSGLWACTAECKILGHSDRCWSPSCAGPNVHPPPHPPAQMSTFCKSTSLPRDPLRRDNYYQAQLPKTVGLQSVYEKVLHRDYDRTVTLLSPPRPGRLPDLQEIGVPLYESPPGGRYVSPKKGTNENV